The following are encoded in a window of Streptomyces sp. SAT1 genomic DNA:
- a CDS encoding menaquinone biosynthesis protein, which yields MKACGNPRARLGDISFLNCAPIRWGLADSGAVHGLDMVSAPPEQLSALLLSGDLDISPISVVRYLRHAEELCLLPGIAIGSDGPVGSCHIVSRDPLEALDGRVVALSAASRSTSLLARMLLEDAVGVRPEYRTLRQDVGAMLRTARAAVVIGDDALRVRATAPDGLTVHDTGAMWRSWTGLPMVFAVWAVRRDFARDRPATVREVGAALVDAVARARAHPARVAAAAARGGRSGALGEPVLLDYFRTLDYSLGERQLAAVQEFSARAAARGETVRPLPARIPVHGG from the coding sequence GTGAAGGCGTGCGGAAATCCGCGGGCACGCCTGGGTGACATCTCCTTCCTCAATTGCGCACCGATCCGCTGGGGCCTGGCCGACAGCGGAGCCGTGCACGGCCTCGACATGGTCTCCGCTCCACCGGAACAGCTGTCCGCGCTCCTTCTTTCGGGTGATCTGGACATCAGCCCGATCAGTGTCGTCAGATATCTGCGGCACGCGGAGGAGCTGTGCCTGCTGCCCGGCATCGCGATCGGCAGCGACGGCCCGGTGGGCTCCTGCCACATCGTCTCGCGCGATCCGCTCGAAGCGCTGGACGGGCGGGTGGTCGCGCTCTCCGCGGCCAGCCGCAGCACCAGCCTGCTGGCCAGGATGCTCCTGGAGGACGCCGTCGGGGTGCGGCCCGAGTACCGCACCCTGCGCCAGGACGTGGGCGCGATGCTGCGCACGGCGCGGGCCGCGGTGGTCATCGGCGACGACGCGCTGCGGGTGCGGGCGACCGCGCCGGACGGGCTGACCGTGCACGACACGGGCGCGATGTGGCGGAGCTGGACGGGGCTGCCCATGGTGTTCGCCGTCTGGGCCGTGCGCCGCGACTTCGCGCGGGACCGGCCGGCGACGGTGCGCGAGGTCGGGGCAGCGCTCGTGGACGCGGTCGCACGGGCCCGCGCGCACCCCGCGCGGGTGGCCGCGGCGGCGGCCCGCGGCGGCCGGTCCGGCGCGCTCGGGGAGCCCGTGCTCCTCGACTACTTCCGGACCCTCGACTACTCACTCGGAGAACGCCAGCTGGCCGCCGTCCAGGAGTTCTCCGCACGGGCCGCGGCCCGCGGCGAAACGGTCCGCCCCCTGCCCGCGCGCATTCCCGTCCACGGAGGATGA
- a CDS encoding chorismate mutase → MEQHDNAACVTAFPIDEAREAIDTLDLQIIEILQNRRDLSRRIQRQRMSEGGTRTVLAREKLILDRYATGLGTEGTALALNILSLCRGGSGGISRAASAADGEPQGTS, encoded by the coding sequence GTGGAGCAGCACGACAACGCCGCATGTGTGACAGCATTTCCCATCGACGAGGCTCGCGAGGCGATCGATACCCTGGACCTGCAGATCATCGAAATCCTGCAGAATCGCCGCGACCTGTCCCGCCGCATTCAGCGGCAACGCATGAGCGAGGGCGGTACACGGACGGTACTCGCTCGCGAGAAGCTCATTCTCGACCGTTACGCGACCGGGCTCGGCACCGAGGGAACCGCCCTCGCCCTGAATATTCTGAGCCTGTGCCGGGGCGGTTCCGGCGGCATCTCAAGAGCCGCCTCCGCCGCGGACGGCGAGCCGCAGGGCACTTCGTGA
- a CDS encoding AfsR/SARP family transcriptional regulator: MEELAQSLWEARMPADPANQIAVCVSKIRGRFQRTGTVGDLILTQPPGYLLSTDEAELDTQRVQALKAEADAYANAGESAEAVSCLERALAQWRGPLLAGITRQAWRAEARVWEETQVALQVKKAELQLALGQYEPVIAELSAFLPEHPFFERPRAQLMTALYRSGRQADALRLYRDTCRLLDEALAIAPGAELQRLHQEILKGALPPGPEAVRTDLSAAPLPPPPEPAAPAPAAPAGPCLLPSDIGEFVGREREMSDLVEFLRPTGRNVPLVELVGAGGTGKTTLAIHVGHQQRVNFPDGQLYIDLRGLDRNPVRPEEALARFLREMGVPASDIPDGLDQRAEKFRALLTDKRVLIILDNASETTGIRPLLPGTDTCAVIVTSRSRVASAFSTRVVELGGLSTEQALELLHRGAGRERSAAEQDAARRLVAYCGNLPLAVGILGARLAAKPHWTMARVAARLADERRRLDELEHDNLAVRTTLELSYDGISAGAQLLLRRLSVLAVPDFADWLARHLVDLGGSAAENAENLVEELVDARLVEVRGRDVAGQLRYRLHDLVRLFGLERADGAESPSQRRTAVRRTALAALAGADAAHRAVCGGDYTVVRSGPASRARAGHSPPHEDADPLHWYEAERTTLTTLVRQAAGYGLDDIAWDLAAVCRCLFSTRGHHDEWLATHQDALAAVRAVGSRKGEAALLLGLGDLYIDKREYTRAAGPLEQAYATFTAAGEDYGAVLALRRAACVDRILGRYERALERWRDCLPVLAAHGDLQARVQVLRWLGLTLLELRDLEGAESYLRQAEEAARGLLGRAAGQMRLALADLLRARHRPAEAEAEYIAGRERAQALGDVSGIGYAHFGLGVIALESGRYAEGRRLLGVCRESARSVGDPLLEALGMVGLSAALGHDGRTQEAERLLAGAAAIYHGLGTPVRYARCLYAHAELLDRRGDAGAEAEVLRARAAAALAGTGSALAPDALGAGTGPYCPPVL, encoded by the coding sequence GTGGAGGAGCTGGCGCAGAGCCTCTGGGAGGCCCGGATGCCGGCCGATCCGGCGAACCAGATCGCCGTCTGCGTCTCGAAGATACGCGGCCGGTTCCAGCGGACCGGGACCGTGGGCGACCTGATCCTGACCCAGCCGCCCGGCTACCTCCTGAGCACGGACGAGGCCGAGCTGGACACCCAGCGGGTGCAGGCGCTCAAGGCGGAGGCGGACGCGTACGCGAACGCCGGGGAGAGCGCCGAGGCGGTCTCCTGCCTGGAGCGGGCACTCGCCCAGTGGCGCGGCCCGCTGCTGGCGGGCATCACCCGGCAGGCGTGGCGCGCCGAGGCCCGCGTATGGGAGGAGACGCAAGTCGCGCTCCAGGTCAAGAAGGCCGAACTGCAGCTCGCGCTGGGGCAGTACGAGCCGGTGATCGCCGAGCTGTCGGCCTTCCTGCCGGAGCATCCGTTCTTCGAGCGGCCGCGGGCCCAGCTCATGACCGCCCTGTACCGCTCGGGCCGCCAGGCGGACGCGCTGCGCCTGTACCGCGACACCTGCCGCCTGCTGGACGAGGCGCTCGCCATCGCGCCCGGCGCCGAACTCCAGCGCCTGCACCAGGAGATCCTGAAGGGGGCCCTCCCGCCCGGCCCCGAGGCCGTCCGCACCGACTTATCCGCCGCGCCGCTGCCGCCCCCGCCGGAGCCCGCCGCGCCCGCGCCCGCCGCGCCCGCCGGGCCCTGCCTGCTGCCCAGCGACATCGGGGAATTCGTGGGCCGCGAGCGGGAGATGTCCGACCTGGTGGAATTCCTGCGGCCCACCGGCAGAAACGTGCCCCTGGTCGAGCTGGTGGGCGCGGGAGGAACGGGCAAGACGACCCTCGCCATTCATGTCGGACATCAGCAGCGCGTCAACTTTCCCGACGGCCAGCTCTATATCGATCTGCGCGGACTCGACCGGAATCCGGTCCGGCCGGAGGAGGCCCTCGCCCGGTTTCTGCGGGAGATGGGAGTGCCGGCGTCCGACATCCCGGACGGGCTCGACCAGCGCGCCGAGAAATTCCGCGCGCTGCTGACCGACAAACGCGTGCTCATCATTCTGGACAACGCCTCCGAAACCACCGGCATACGCCCTCTGCTGCCGGGAACGGACACCTGCGCCGTCATCGTCACCAGTCGCTCCCGGGTCGCCTCGGCGTTCTCGACGCGGGTCGTGGAACTGGGCGGCCTCTCCACGGAGCAGGCCCTGGAACTGCTCCACCGCGGCGCCGGACGCGAGCGGTCGGCGGCGGAGCAGGACGCCGCGCGGCGGCTGGTCGCCTACTGCGGCAACCTGCCGCTGGCGGTCGGCATCCTCGGCGCCCGGCTCGCGGCCAAGCCGCACTGGACGATGGCCCGGGTCGCGGCACGGCTCGCCGACGAACGGCGCAGGCTGGACGAGCTGGAGCACGACAACCTGGCCGTCCGCACCACCCTGGAGCTGTCCTACGACGGCATCAGCGCCGGCGCCCAGCTGCTGCTGCGCCGCCTGTCCGTGCTCGCCGTGCCGGACTTCGCGGACTGGCTCGCCCGGCATCTGGTGGACCTCGGCGGATCGGCGGCGGAGAACGCCGAGAACCTGGTGGAGGAGCTGGTGGACGCCCGGCTCGTCGAGGTGCGCGGTCGGGACGTGGCCGGGCAGCTCCGCTACCGCCTGCACGACCTGGTCCGGCTGTTCGGCCTCGAACGCGCGGACGGCGCCGAGTCGCCGTCCCAGCGCCGCACCGCGGTCCGCCGCACCGCCCTCGCCGCGCTCGCCGGCGCCGACGCGGCCCACCGCGCCGTCTGCGGCGGCGACTACACCGTCGTCCGCAGCGGCCCGGCGAGCCGCGCCCGTGCCGGCCACTCACCTCCGCACGAGGACGCCGACCCGCTGCACTGGTACGAGGCCGAACGCACCACGCTGACCACCTTGGTGCGGCAGGCCGCCGGCTACGGGCTCGACGACATCGCGTGGGACCTCGCGGCCGTGTGCCGCTGTCTGTTCAGCACGCGCGGGCACCACGACGAGTGGCTGGCGACCCACCAGGACGCGCTGGCCGCCGTCCGGGCGGTCGGCAGCCGCAAGGGCGAGGCCGCGCTGCTCCTGGGCCTGGGCGACCTGTACATCGACAAGCGCGAGTACACCCGGGCGGCCGGTCCGCTGGAGCAGGCGTACGCCACGTTCACCGCGGCCGGGGAGGACTACGGCGCGGTGCTCGCGCTGCGCAGGGCGGCCTGCGTGGACCGGATCCTGGGCCGCTACGAACGCGCGCTGGAACGCTGGCGCGACTGCCTGCCCGTGCTCGCCGCGCACGGGGACCTCCAGGCCCGGGTCCAGGTGCTGCGCTGGCTCGGGCTGACCCTGCTCGAACTGCGCGACCTGGAGGGCGCCGAGTCGTATCTGCGGCAGGCCGAGGAGGCGGCCCGGGGCCTCCTCGGCCGCGCGGCCGGACAGATGCGGCTGGCCCTCGCCGACCTGCTGCGGGCGCGGCACCGCCCGGCGGAGGCGGAGGCGGAGTACATCGCGGGGCGGGAGCGGGCGCAGGCCCTCGGCGATGTCTCGGGCATCGGCTACGCCCACTTCGGCCTGGGCGTCATCGCGCTGGAGAGCGGCCGGTACGCCGAGGGCCGCCGGCTCCTCGGCGTCTGCCGGGAGTCGGCGCGCTCGGTCGGCGACCCGCTGCTGGAGGCGCTCGGCATGGTCGGACTGTCCGCGGCGCTCGGGCACGACGGCCGGACACAGGAGGCGGAGCGGCTGCTGGCCGGGGCCGCCGCGATCTACCACGGCCTCGGCACCCCGGTCCGCTACGCGCGGTGCCTGTACGCGCACGCGGAACTGCTCGACCGGCGCGGCGACGCGGGGGCGGAGGCGGAGGTGCTGCGGGCCCGCGCGGCGGCGGCGCTGGCCGGTACGGGCTCGGCGCTGGCGCCGGACGCGCTCGGCGCGGGGACGGGCCCGTACTGTCCGCCGGTGCTGTGA
- a CDS encoding aspartate kinase, which produces MGLVVQKYGGSSVADAEGIKRVAKRIVEAKKNGNQVVVVVSAMGDTTDELIDLAEQVSPMPAGREFDMLLTAGERISMALLAMAIKNLGHEAQSFTGSQAGVITDSVHNKARIIDVTPGRIRTALDEGNIAIVAGFQGVSQDKKDITTLGRGGSDTTAVALAAALDAEVCEIYTDVDGVFTADPRVVKKARKIDWISFEDMLELAASGSKVLLHRCVEYARRYNIPIHVRSSFSGLQGTWVSSEPIRQPSEQGEQQVEQAIISGVAHDTSEAKITVVGVPDKPGEAASIFRTIADAEINIDMVVQNVSAASTGLTDISFTLPKAEGRKAIDALEKNRPGIGFDSLRYDDQIGKISLVGAGMKTNPGVTADFFTALSDAGVNIELISTSEIRISVVTRKDDVPEAVRAVHTAFGLDSDSDEAVVYGGTGR; this is translated from the coding sequence GTGGGCCTTGTCGTGCAGAAGTACGGAGGCTCCTCCGTAGCCGATGCCGAGGGCATCAAGCGCGTCGCCAAGCGGATCGTGGAAGCCAAGAAGAACGGCAACCAGGTGGTTGTCGTGGTCTCCGCGATGGGCGACACGACGGACGAGCTGATCGATCTCGCCGAGCAGGTATCCCCGATGCCTGCCGGGCGGGAGTTCGACATGCTGCTGACCGCCGGTGAGCGGATCTCCATGGCCCTGCTGGCCATGGCGATCAAGAACCTGGGCCACGAGGCCCAGTCCTTCACCGGCAGCCAGGCAGGTGTCATCACCGACTCTGTCCACAACAAAGCCCGGATCATCGACGTCACGCCGGGCCGTATCCGCACCGCGCTGGACGAGGGCAACATCGCCATCGTCGCCGGTTTCCAGGGCGTCAGCCAGGACAAGAAGGACATCACCACGCTGGGGCGCGGCGGGTCCGACACCACGGCCGTGGCGCTGGCCGCCGCCCTGGACGCCGAGGTCTGCGAGATCTACACCGACGTGGACGGCGTGTTCACCGCCGACCCGCGGGTGGTGAAGAAGGCCCGGAAGATCGACTGGATCTCGTTCGAGGACATGCTCGAACTGGCCGCTTCCGGGTCGAAGGTGCTGCTCCACCGGTGTGTGGAGTACGCGCGCCGGTACAACATCCCGATCCACGTACGTTCCTCCTTCAGCGGGCTGCAGGGCACGTGGGTCAGCAGCGAGCCGATTCGGCAGCCGAGTGAGCAAGGGGAACAGCAGGTGGAGCAGGCCATCATCTCGGGTGTCGCGCACGACACCTCCGAGGCCAAGATCACGGTCGTCGGCGTCCCGGACAAGCCCGGTGAGGCCGCCTCCATCTTCCGGACGATCGCCGACGCCGAGATCAACATCGACATGGTCGTGCAGAACGTCTCCGCGGCCTCCACCGGCCTGACGGACATCTCGTTCACGCTGCCCAAGGCCGAGGGCCGCAAGGCCATCGACGCGCTGGAGAAGAACCGTCCCGGCATCGGTTTCGACTCGCTGCGCTACGACGACCAGATCGGCAAGATCTCCCTGGTCGGCGCGGGCATGAAGACCAACCCGGGCGTCACGGCCGACTTCTTCACCGCGCTCTCCGACGCGGGCGTGAACATCGAGCTGATCTCGACCTCCGAGATCCGTATCTCGGTGGTCACCCGCAAGGACGACGTGCCGGAGGCCGTCCGCGCCGTGCACACCGCTTTCGGGCTCGACTCCGACAGCGACGAGGCCGTCGTCTACGGCGGCACCGGGCGATGA
- a CDS encoding aspartate-semialdehyde dehydrogenase produces MTGRPTLAVVGATGAVGTVLLGILSQRADVWGEIRLFASPRSAGRKLTVRGEETEVVALTEDARAAGVFDGVDIALFDVPDEVAARWVPVAAAAGAVVVDNSGAFLADPEVPLVVPEVNAHAVRRRPRSVVASPHCTTLTMIVALGALHAEFGLRDLVVSSYQAVSGVGQEGVRALRRQLSLVAGTELGTSPGDVRRAVGDDTGPFAEPVALNVVPWAGALCDEGWSSEEMALREETRRILGLPRLPVAVTCVRVPVVTTHSLTVHARFEDEVTVDRAREILATAPGVVLCDDPASGEFPTPADVVGTDPAWVGRVRRALDDPTALELFVCGDNLRKGAALNLAQIAELVAAGPE; encoded by the coding sequence GTGACCGGACGGCCCACGCTCGCGGTCGTCGGCGCGACCGGCGCCGTCGGCACGGTCCTGCTCGGGATCCTGTCCCAGCGCGCGGACGTCTGGGGCGAGATCCGCCTGTTCGCCTCGCCTCGCTCGGCCGGTCGCAAGCTGACCGTGCGCGGCGAGGAGACCGAGGTCGTCGCGCTCACCGAGGACGCCCGCGCGGCGGGTGTGTTCGACGGCGTGGACATCGCCCTGTTCGACGTGCCCGACGAGGTGGCCGCCCGCTGGGTGCCGGTGGCCGCCGCGGCGGGCGCCGTCGTGGTGGACAACTCCGGGGCCTTCCTCGCCGACCCCGAGGTGCCGCTGGTGGTGCCCGAGGTCAACGCGCACGCGGTGCGCCGGCGCCCGCGCTCCGTCGTCGCCAGCCCGCACTGCACCACCCTGACCATGATCGTGGCGTTGGGCGCGCTGCACGCCGAGTTCGGGCTGCGCGACCTGGTGGTCTCCTCCTACCAGGCGGTCAGCGGCGTCGGCCAGGAGGGCGTCCGCGCCCTGCGCCGCCAGCTGTCCCTGGTCGCCGGTACGGAACTGGGGACGAGCCCCGGCGACGTACGGCGGGCGGTGGGCGACGACACCGGCCCGTTCGCGGAGCCGGTCGCGCTGAACGTGGTGCCCTGGGCCGGTGCGCTGTGCGACGAGGGCTGGTCCTCGGAGGAGATGGCGCTGCGCGAGGAGACCCGCCGGATCCTCGGACTGCCCCGGCTGCCGGTGGCCGTCACCTGCGTCCGCGTCCCGGTCGTCACCACGCACTCGCTGACCGTGCACGCCCGCTTCGAGGACGAGGTCACCGTCGACCGGGCGCGCGAGATCCTGGCCACGGCTCCCGGGGTGGTGCTGTGCGACGACCCGGCCTCCGGCGAGTTCCCCACCCCGGCCGACGTGGTGGGCACGGACCCGGCCTGGGTCGGCCGGGTGCGGCGGGCGCTGGACGACCCGACCGCGCTCGAACTCTTCGTCTGCGGCGACAACCTGCGCAAGGGCGCCGCGCTCAATCTGGCGCAGATCGCCGAGCTGGTGGCGGCCGGGCCGGAGTGA
- a CDS encoding SigE family RNA polymerase sigma factor, with protein MPVIAPMPAARPARVPNQCPAAEEAAAAGTTVDHLTETYRTHYRSLLGLAALLLDDTASCEDVVQEAFIRVHSARKRVREPEKTLAYLRQTVVNLSRSALRRRILGLKLLSKPMPDMASAEEGAYDQLERDSLIKAMKGLQRRQREVLVLRYFADMTEAQVAETLGISLGSVKAYGSRGIAALRIAMEAQA; from the coding sequence ATGCCGGTGATCGCCCCCATGCCCGCCGCGCGGCCCGCCCGCGTACCGAACCAGTGCCCGGCCGCCGAGGAGGCCGCGGCGGCCGGTACCACCGTCGACCACCTCACCGAGACCTACCGCACGCACTACCGCTCGCTGCTGGGCCTGGCCGCGCTCCTCCTCGACGACACCGCCTCCTGCGAGGACGTCGTCCAGGAGGCGTTCATCCGCGTCCACTCCGCCCGCAAGCGCGTCCGCGAGCCGGAGAAGACGCTCGCCTATCTGCGCCAGACGGTCGTCAACCTCTCCCGCTCCGCGCTGCGCCGCCGCATCCTCGGCCTGAAGCTCCTGTCCAAGCCGATGCCGGACATGGCCAGCGCGGAGGAGGGCGCCTACGACCAGCTGGAGCGCGACTCGCTGATCAAGGCGATGAAGGGCCTCCAGCGCAGACAGCGCGAGGTGCTGGTGCTGCGCTACTTCGCGGACATGACCGAGGCGCAGGTCGCCGAGACCCTCGGGATATCCCTCGGCTCGGTGAAGGCATACGGCTCGCGCGGCATCGCCGCGCTCCGGATCGCCATGGAGGCGCAGGCATGA
- a CDS encoding SURF1 family protein, which yields MYRFLLTPRWWGINVFVLLAIPFCVFMGSWQLSRFDARVDDHRNLSEQTASARTEPPRPLAALLPVDKRTSGMPATATGRYGKQLLVPDRELDGKQGYYVLTLLRTGSGKALPVVRGWLPGTADAAKAPAPPAGEVTVTGALQASESPGGNGVGTRGGLPSGQTGAISAASLVNLVPYDVYDAWVTLGKADAGMKAVPAKAPEGSGLDLKAFQNLGYTGEWFVFAGFVVFMWFRLVRRELEAARDAALGLVPDEAEGSGEPLEGRTAGV from the coding sequence GTGTACCGGTTTCTTCTGACGCCCCGCTGGTGGGGCATCAACGTCTTCGTGCTGCTCGCCATCCCGTTCTGCGTCTTCATGGGATCGTGGCAGCTGAGCCGGTTCGACGCGCGCGTGGACGATCACCGCAACCTGTCCGAGCAGACCGCCTCCGCCCGGACGGAGCCGCCGCGTCCGCTGGCCGCGCTGCTCCCCGTCGACAAGCGGACCTCGGGCATGCCCGCCACCGCGACCGGCCGCTACGGCAAGCAACTGCTGGTCCCGGACCGCGAGCTGGACGGCAAGCAGGGCTATTACGTGCTGACGCTGCTGCGCACCGGCTCCGGCAAGGCGCTGCCCGTCGTGCGCGGCTGGCTGCCGGGCACCGCGGACGCGGCGAAGGCCCCCGCGCCGCCCGCCGGCGAGGTCACCGTGACCGGGGCGCTCCAGGCCTCCGAGTCGCCCGGCGGCAACGGGGTCGGCACCCGCGGCGGGCTGCCGTCCGGGCAGACCGGGGCGATCAGCGCGGCCTCGCTGGTGAACCTGGTGCCGTACGACGTCTACGACGCCTGGGTCACGCTCGGCAAGGCCGACGCCGGGATGAAGGCGGTGCCCGCGAAGGCGCCCGAGGGCAGCGGGCTCGACCTCAAGGCGTTCCAGAACCTCGGTTACACCGGCGAGTGGTTCGTGTTCGCCGGGTTCGTGGTCTTCATGTGGTTCCGGCTGGTGCGGCGCGAGCTGGAGGCCGCGCGGGACGCCGCGCTCGGGCTGGTGCCCGACGAAGCGGAGGGCTCCGGCGAGCCTCTGGAGGGGCGTACCGCAGGGGTCTGA
- a CDS encoding S9 family peptidase, with amino-acid sequence MTESNGNGAQNRRSERSGRGPAGQDGPAAPGRPEAGRTPGAQGEPAVPDWEKRFRAPRVSLPDWAEDAPDRSLFVSNATGTYELYAWDRASGVQRQATHRPNGTTDGVLSPDGAWIWWFDDKDGDEFGVWRRQPFTGGPDEAAVPGLEPSYPAGLALGRDGRTAVVGRSTDEDGTTIHLARVGSDEAPAEIYRHRESAGVGDLSHDGTLIAVEHTEHGDAMHSALRVLRPDGTAVAELDDTKGGTVELGLEVLGFAPVDGDTRLLIGHQRRGRWEPLVWDVATGEETDLALDLPGDVSAEWYPDGSGLLVAHSFEARSELFRYDPVSRELTRIATPPGTVSGASARPDGAVEYLWSSAAEPSAVRSTAGGVVLDPPGMKSPGSVPVEDVWVEGPGGRIHALVQKPAGTTGPLPTVFDIHGGPTWHDSDSFAAGPAAWVDHGYAVVRVNYRGSTGYGRAWTDALKHRVGLIELEDIAAVREWAIGSGLADPERLILTGGSWGGYLTLLGVGTQPDAWTLGIAAVPVADYVTAYHDEMEALKAMDRTLLGGTPEEVPERFEASSPLTYVDQVKAPVHISAGVNDPRCPIRQIDNYVKRLEARGAVHEVYRYDAGHGSLVVDERIKQVRLELDFAERHLPK; translated from the coding sequence ATGACTGAGAGCAACGGGAACGGCGCGCAGAACCGGCGGAGCGAGCGGAGCGGGCGGGGCCCGGCCGGGCAGGACGGGCCCGCGGCGCCGGGAAGGCCGGAGGCGGGGAGGACACCGGGGGCGCAGGGCGAGCCGGCCGTGCCGGACTGGGAGAAGCGCTTCCGCGCACCCCGGGTGTCCCTGCCCGACTGGGCGGAGGACGCGCCGGACCGCTCCCTGTTCGTGTCGAACGCGACGGGGACGTACGAGCTGTACGCCTGGGACCGGGCGAGCGGCGTCCAGCGCCAGGCCACCCACCGGCCGAACGGCACGACGGACGGCGTGCTCTCCCCGGACGGCGCGTGGATCTGGTGGTTCGACGACAAGGACGGCGACGAGTTCGGCGTCTGGCGCCGCCAGCCGTTCACCGGCGGCCCCGACGAGGCGGCGGTGCCCGGCCTCGAACCGTCCTACCCGGCCGGCCTCGCGCTCGGCCGCGACGGGCGCACGGCGGTCGTGGGCCGCTCCACCGACGAGGACGGCACCACGATCCATCTCGCGCGCGTGGGCTCGGACGAGGCCCCGGCGGAGATCTACCGCCACCGCGAGTCGGCGGGCGTCGGCGACCTCTCCCACGACGGCACCCTGATCGCCGTCGAGCACACCGAGCACGGCGACGCGATGCACTCGGCGCTGCGCGTGCTGCGCCCGGACGGCACGGCGGTCGCCGAGCTGGACGACACCAAGGGCGGCACCGTCGAGCTGGGCCTGGAGGTGCTGGGCTTCGCCCCGGTCGACGGCGACACCCGGCTGCTCATCGGGCACCAGCGCCGGGGCCGCTGGGAGCCGCTGGTCTGGGACGTGGCCACCGGCGAGGAGACGGACCTCGCCCTCGACCTGCCCGGCGACGTGAGCGCGGAGTGGTATCCGGACGGCAGCGGTCTGCTCGTCGCGCACAGCTTCGAGGCCCGCAGCGAGCTGTTCCGCTACGACCCGGTGAGCCGCGAGCTGACCAGGATCGCCACCCCGCCCGGCACGGTCTCCGGCGCGAGCGCCCGCCCGGACGGCGCGGTGGAGTACCTGTGGTCGTCGGCGGCCGAACCGTCGGCGGTCCGCTCGACGGCCGGCGGCGTGGTCCTGGACCCTCCGGGCATGAAGTCCCCCGGCTCGGTACCGGTGGAGGACGTCTGGGTGGAGGGACCCGGCGGGCGCATCCACGCCCTGGTGCAGAAGCCGGCGGGCACCACCGGCCCCCTGCCCACGGTCTTCGACATCCACGGCGGCCCCACCTGGCACGACAGCGACTCCTTCGCCGCGGGCCCCGCCGCCTGGGTCGACCACGGCTACGCGGTGGTCCGGGTCAACTACCGCGGCTCCACGGGCTACGGCCGCGCCTGGACCGACGCCCTCAAGCACCGGGTCGGCCTGATCGAGCTGGAAGACATCGCGGCGGTCCGCGAGTGGGCGATCGGCTCGGGCCTCGCCGACCCGGAGCGGCTGATCCTCACCGGCGGCTCCTGGGGCGGCTACCTCACCCTGCTGGGCGTCGGCACCCAGCCGGACGCGTGGACCCTGGGCATCGCGGCGGTCCCGGTCGCCGACTACGTCACGGCGTACCACGACGAGATGGAAGCCCTCAAGGCGATGGACCGCACCCTGCTGGGCGGCACCCCGGAGGAGGTCCCCGAGCGCTTCGAGGCGTCCTCCCCGCTCACCTACGTGGACCAGGTGAAGGCCCCGGTCCACATCTCCGCCGGGGTCAACGACCCGCGCTGCCCCATCCGCCAGATCGACAACTACGTCAAGCGCCTGGAGGCGCGGGGCGCCGTCCACGAGGTCTACCGCTACGACGCGGGCCACGGCTCCCTGGTGGTCGACGAGCGCATCAAGCAGGTCCGGCTCGAACTGGACTTCGCCGAGCGTCATCTGCCGAAGTAG